From Actinomycetes bacterium, the proteins below share one genomic window:
- the sulP gene encoding sulfate permease — protein sequence MCHAKPVGKTARGVTLTRLLPGLQQDLRPWTPVSVIAGLTVAAYLVPQVMAYATVAGLPPIVGLWAALPALLIYPLLGTSRLLSLGPESSVALMTAAVVGPLALGDPSRYAVLVAGLALIVGVVGVAASLLRLGFLGDLLSHPVMLGYMAGIGMLMIEGQIDQLLGINTTAEDVLPHLGEVLQAVGSGEIDLPTALVGGVMLAALFPLARYLPKWPGPLLVVVAGSLFTWVYNAGGGELTVVGAVPQGVPLPQVPAISLEDAAVLLVGGLGVLLVGFTDVALTGRAFQERDDSRPDPNAELRAMSVGNLGAGLLQGMPVSSSGSRTALAQASGARSQAYSFVVAIALVAVLLVAGPLLSSIPRAGLAALVIYAALQLIDVSGFALLWQFDRVEFVLAIVTLVSVLIVGILYGVLIAVGLSVIAMAARAARPHSAALGLVPDLAGMHDIGDFDDAREVSGLLIYRYDSPVFFANSSDFLAQADRLIEERQPGLRWFALNCEAIVDIDATAVTAIDRLLRQTEQEGLLFCLVRAKRELVEQLDRAGLADRIGRDRMYPTLPSLVDAFYAEDE from the coding sequence CTGTGCCACGCTAAACCTGTGGGTAAGACGGCGCGAGGCGTGACGCTGACTCGACTGCTGCCCGGGTTGCAGCAAGATCTGCGACCGTGGACGCCAGTCAGCGTTATCGCTGGGCTGACAGTCGCGGCATACCTAGTGCCACAAGTCATGGCCTACGCCACAGTCGCGGGTCTGCCGCCGATCGTTGGGCTATGGGCGGCATTGCCAGCGTTGTTGATCTACCCGCTGTTGGGTACTTCTCGGTTGTTGAGTCTGGGACCTGAGTCCAGCGTTGCCCTGATGACAGCAGCGGTAGTTGGCCCGCTGGCGCTAGGCGATCCCAGCCGCTACGCGGTGCTGGTTGCTGGGCTGGCACTGATTGTCGGGGTGGTCGGTGTCGCTGCCAGTCTGTTGAGACTGGGATTCCTCGGTGACCTGCTCTCTCATCCGGTCATGCTCGGCTACATGGCCGGCATCGGGATGCTGATGATTGAGGGTCAGATTGATCAACTATTGGGAATCAATACCACTGCCGAGGACGTGCTGCCCCATCTGGGTGAGGTGCTTCAGGCGGTCGGCTCGGGTGAGATCGATCTACCAACCGCGCTTGTGGGTGGGGTCATGTTGGCGGCACTCTTTCCGTTGGCGCGCTATCTGCCGAAATGGCCCGGTCCACTGCTCGTCGTTGTCGCTGGTTCGCTCTTCACCTGGGTATACAACGCCGGCGGCGGTGAACTGACGGTCGTGGGTGCTGTGCCACAAGGAGTACCGCTGCCGCAGGTGCCCGCGATTTCACTGGAGGATGCAGCGGTTCTGCTGGTCGGCGGTCTGGGTGTGCTGCTGGTCGGGTTTACCGATGTTGCCCTAACTGGGCGGGCGTTTCAGGAGCGAGACGACTCACGGCCGGATCCCAACGCCGAACTGCGCGCAATGTCGGTCGGAAATCTTGGCGCTGGCCTCTTGCAGGGGATGCCAGTCTCCAGCAGTGGTAGCCGGACTGCCTTGGCCCAGGCAAGCGGTGCTCGATCACAGGCCTACTCCTTTGTCGTAGCGATCGCTTTGGTTGCGGTCCTGCTGGTGGCCGGGCCATTGCTGTCCTCTATCCCCCGGGCTGGCTTGGCGGCACTAGTTATCTATGCGGCGCTGCAGTTGATTGATGTTTCTGGCTTCGCGTTGCTGTGGCAGTTCGATCGAGTTGAGTTCGTGTTGGCCATAGTCACACTGGTGTCGGTACTCATCGTCGGGATCTTGTACGGCGTCTTGATTGCCGTAGGTTTGTCCGTGATCGCTATGGCTGCTCGAGCGGCTCGGCCACACAGCGCGGCGTTGGGCTTGGTACCAGATCTTGCCGGAATGCATGACATCGGGGATTTCGATGATGCTCGTGAGGTATCAGGACTTCTTATCTATCGTTACGACAGCCCAGTATTCTTCGCGAATTCCTCCGATTTTCTCGCCCAAGCGGATCGACTCATCGAGGAACGGCAACCGGGTCTGCGCTGGTTTGCGCTTAACTGCGAAGCGATCGTTGATATCGACGCCACCGCGGTAACTGCGATCGACCGACTGTTGCGACAAACCGAGCAGGAAGGACTGCTGTTCTGTCTGGTACGAGCAAAGCGGGAACTCGTCGAGCAACTGGATCGGGCTGGCCTGGCAGATCGAATCGGCCGTGATCGGATGTACCCGACCTTGCCCTCGTTGGTTGACGCTTTCTACGCGGAAGATGAATGA
- a CDS encoding serine protease, with the protein MTATARAIIFGAIGSLFLAGLPLIAAVGPAGGSQQGPQVINGSNAAAGAWPAMAAIGYRGESAKRGTFCGGTLVAEGWVLTAAHCLSGLKAKGVVVRVGITSLKNASDTEIRVAKIYTKKYKPRKDINDIALLKLKQVSDKTPMGLATAAMYVANAPAAVIGWGATKPNGRKYPSKLQQGTVEITPDARCEKMWREANTKKQVCAGIGGANSVDTCAGDSGGPLILADAAGVPQVAGIVSYGPQPCANPRRRAVYTKTSHYAGWIESTIGGPPGPAPTPTPTPTPTDSGATTPSPVTSAPAPAG; encoded by the coding sequence ATGACCGCAACAGCACGCGCCATCATCTTCGGCGCCATCGGTTCGCTTTTCCTCGCTGGACTGCCACTGATCGCCGCGGTAGGACCTGCAGGTGGTAGCCAGCAGGGGCCACAGGTAATCAATGGCTCCAACGCCGCAGCCGGAGCTTGGCCGGCGATGGCTGCCATCGGCTACCGCGGGGAGAGCGCCAAGCGCGGCACTTTCTGTGGCGGCACCTTAGTGGCCGAGGGCTGGGTACTCACAGCCGCCCACTGCCTGTCCGGGCTCAAGGCGAAGGGAGTCGTCGTCCGGGTCGGAATCACCTCGCTCAAGAACGCCAGTGATACCGAGATTCGGGTCGCAAAGATCTACACGAAGAAGTACAAGCCTCGAAAAGACATCAACGACATAGCCCTGCTGAAGCTCAAGCAGGTCTCCGACAAGACGCCTATGGGCCTGGCCACCGCCGCCATGTACGTGGCTAACGCGCCGGCCGCGGTCATTGGCTGGGGGGCCACCAAACCGAACGGCAGAAAATACCCGAGCAAGTTGCAGCAGGGCACGGTGGAAATCACGCCAGATGCTCGCTGCGAAAAGATGTGGCGAGAGGCGAACACCAAGAAACAAGTATGTGCCGGCATCGGGGGTGCCAACTCGGTGGACACCTGCGCCGGCGATAGCGGCGGACCGCTGATCCTCGCCGACGCAGCGGGCGTGCCGCAGGTAGCAGGGATTGTGAGTTACGGGCCCCAACCCTGCGCAAATCCCCGGCGTCGGGCCGTCTATACCAAAACCTCGCACTACGCAGGATGGATCGAATCCACAATCGGCGGACCGCCGGGACCAGCCCCCACCCCCACCCCCACCCCCACCCCAACGGACTCCGGCGCCACGACACCCTCCCCGGTGACTTCCGCACCGGCACCCGCCGGATAG
- a CDS encoding ATP-binding cassette domain-containing protein produces MVLDGISVGVHPGDRIGVVGANGSGKTTLLSALAGGETDSGRVSMSGDSRVVMVGQHDRLPGATVRAAIVGDRSDHEWASDPNTRSVLTGLLGGVTAPLLSAGLDSATDGLSGGESRRVALAAALIRPWDVLLLDEPTNHLDVEAVGWLAQYLNSVPRGRRAVILVTHDRWLLDEVTTQTWEMVSGDIANYQGGYAAYVLAKAERRQQQQAAESKRRNLAHKELAWLRRGAPARTAKPKFRIDAAEALIADEPPPRDSLTLHRIASARLGKTVIDVEHMTLRPRADLAPVLEDVTWNLGPGQRIGLLGPNGAGKTTLLRLLLGEQPPPTEGFVRRGKTVAAAMVDQRLSELDPDDRVGTWLKRTAERAVVTTGQELSSSQLLESFGFTGDAAWKRLGDLSGGERRRLQVLQVLLAGPNLLLLDEPTNDLDIETLNVLEDLLDEWPGSLVVVSHDRYFLERVCDDIYVMTGDQKIRHAPGGVAEYLDLRREILAEKDTTRSLASATQAQSAPTGPPQRPAPGSAKERELRKSLSRVERQLQRNETEQQRLHSELAAAATDPEQLLALTANLREQEQLQSDLEDEWLMISEQVDG; encoded by the coding sequence ATGGTGCTGGATGGCATTTCTGTTGGCGTGCATCCCGGGGATCGAATCGGAGTTGTTGGCGCCAACGGGAGCGGAAAGACCACCCTGCTGTCGGCACTAGCTGGCGGGGAAACTGATTCTGGTCGGGTATCCATGTCGGGTGACTCGCGCGTTGTGATGGTTGGTCAACATGACCGATTGCCAGGGGCAACTGTTCGTGCGGCGATCGTAGGTGATCGTTCCGATCATGAGTGGGCTTCTGATCCGAATACTCGATCGGTATTGACCGGGCTGCTCGGCGGGGTCACCGCACCGCTACTATCCGCCGGACTTGATTCGGCGACCGATGGCCTATCCGGTGGTGAATCTCGTAGGGTCGCGCTGGCCGCGGCCTTAATTAGACCGTGGGATGTGCTGCTGCTGGACGAACCGACGAATCACCTTGATGTGGAAGCAGTGGGTTGGCTGGCGCAGTACCTGAACTCCGTCCCGCGTGGCCGTCGGGCAGTCATCCTGGTGACGCATGACCGATGGCTGCTCGACGAGGTAACCACTCAGACCTGGGAGATGGTTTCCGGTGACATCGCCAACTACCAAGGCGGCTACGCCGCATACGTTTTGGCCAAAGCAGAGCGACGACAACAACAGCAGGCCGCGGAAAGTAAGCGTCGCAATCTGGCGCACAAGGAGCTGGCATGGCTGCGTCGCGGTGCGCCCGCTCGCACCGCCAAGCCAAAATTCCGGATTGACGCCGCCGAGGCACTGATCGCCGATGAGCCACCGCCTAGAGATTCCCTCACCCTGCATCGGATCGCTAGTGCCCGACTCGGCAAGACGGTCATTGACGTCGAACATATGACACTTCGCCCTAGAGCTGATCTTGCCCCGGTGCTGGAAGATGTGACTTGGAACCTGGGACCGGGACAACGCATCGGACTGCTGGGACCCAACGGCGCCGGCAAGACAACATTGTTGCGTCTGCTCTTGGGCGAACAGCCGCCTCCTACCGAAGGATTCGTCCGGCGCGGAAAAACAGTTGCTGCCGCCATGGTCGACCAGCGACTAAGTGAACTAGATCCAGACGACCGGGTAGGTACCTGGCTCAAGCGAACTGCTGAGCGTGCAGTCGTGACCACCGGACAGGAACTGAGCAGCAGCCAATTACTGGAGTCGTTCGGGTTCACCGGAGATGCGGCCTGGAAGCGACTCGGGGATCTGTCCGGGGGCGAGCGGCGTCGCCTGCAAGTGCTGCAGGTGTTGCTGGCTGGACCCAACCTGCTGTTGCTCGACGAGCCGACCAACGACCTAGATATCGAGACGCTGAACGTGCTGGAAGACCTACTCGACGAGTGGCCCGGCTCCCTTGTGGTGGTCTCGCATGATCGCTACTTCCTTGAGCGAGTCTGCGATGACATCTACGTGATGACCGGCGATCAAAAAATCCGTCACGCTCCCGGTGGCGTGGCCGAATACCTCGATCTGAGGCGGGAGATACTGGCGGAGAAGGACACGACGAGAAGCCTGGCGTCAGCCACTCAAGCCCAGTCGGCACCGACCGGGCCACCGCAGCGACCAGCACCTGGGTCAGCGAAAGAGCGAGAGTTGCGCAAGTCGCTGTCGCGTGTTGAGCGGCAGCTGCAACGCAACGAAACCGAGCAGCAACGGCTGCACAGCGAACTCGCGGCCGCGGCCACCGACCCCGAACAACTGCTGGCACTTACCGCCAACCTACGAGAACAAGAGCAACTGCAGTCAGACCTCGAGGACGAGTGGTTGATGATTTCCGAGCAGGTGGACGGCTAG
- a CDS encoding DUF2207 domain-containing protein, whose amino-acid sequence MELWLALGLAVVAVVFGYFTVAGRIVALIAVLVGMAFYAFNFNSGGSSTAIETSVIENYQADYSLDENGELTQVETLDVKFYEQRRGIFRFFDESGPSETKVEHPVEVISIERCPRQVEDFGTCVPEPYVLYEESGYLVARIGEANVPYPPGTVNRYVITSKQTGTITQVEGEPEAQWYWNVVGAGWQMPMYQATVTADFPVAPTGVGCLVGTGDLEQPCEVSEQSDKRYVTQLQQLDPMTPVTWKAMMPAGGLTVVELSEPWYNNAIPAGVGVLLALGMVGLIRIAHDPKPSQAPVFAAPGDDILAYAWTLKERPPDDVFQALLLQLRHLGTLQISLDPATTPRRKPKFVTLQRTDRALPDGVIGSGELLDTLGLNTPGSQQDIKQKSVSMGRKINALQAELRTASTGQARAYRWYDYSALGRLTVLLAALLPAFAGVTLVASESVWLATLFFIPGIAGLWATADLKTRLTAEGRRVRDQIAGLQVALGTSASVERYEYSLRAQYFEQFLPWAVALGCADKWAEACKPPPGMDTDPASPMYSYYALYYTSQSISEAVSSVSQSAVSSYSASQSSSGGGGGGGFSGGGGGGGGGGGSW is encoded by the coding sequence ATGGAACTATGGCTCGCGCTGGGACTAGCCGTAGTTGCTGTCGTCTTCGGCTACTTCACCGTTGCTGGTCGAATCGTTGCTCTGATCGCCGTACTTGTCGGAATGGCGTTCTACGCGTTCAACTTCAACAGCGGCGGCAGCAGCACAGCGATAGAGACGAGCGTTATTGAGAACTATCAGGCCGACTACTCGCTGGACGAGAATGGCGAACTGACCCAGGTCGAGACGCTCGATGTGAAGTTCTATGAGCAACGGCGGGGTATTTTTCGGTTCTTTGACGAATCGGGACCGTCAGAAACCAAGGTGGAGCACCCGGTCGAAGTGATCTCGATCGAGCGGTGCCCCCGCCAAGTCGAGGACTTTGGCACATGTGTACCCGAGCCCTACGTCCTCTACGAAGAGAGTGGCTACTTGGTGGCTCGGATCGGCGAAGCGAACGTGCCGTATCCGCCTGGGACTGTCAACCGGTATGTCATCACCAGCAAACAAACCGGGACCATCACGCAAGTCGAAGGTGAGCCAGAGGCGCAGTGGTACTGGAACGTCGTGGGTGCAGGCTGGCAGATGCCGATGTATCAGGCCACCGTCACCGCAGACTTCCCGGTTGCTCCCACCGGGGTCGGTTGCCTGGTCGGTACTGGTGATCTTGAGCAGCCATGCGAGGTGTCGGAACAAAGCGACAAGCGCTACGTCACGCAGCTACAGCAGTTGGATCCGATGACTCCGGTCACCTGGAAAGCGATGATGCCCGCCGGGGGGCTCACCGTTGTTGAGTTGAGCGAGCCCTGGTACAACAATGCGATCCCGGCTGGTGTCGGTGTGCTCCTCGCGCTGGGTATGGTCGGTTTGATTCGGATCGCCCACGATCCGAAGCCCAGCCAGGCGCCCGTGTTTGCTGCGCCGGGTGACGACATCCTCGCCTACGCCTGGACGCTGAAGGAACGCCCGCCGGATGACGTCTTTCAAGCGCTCCTGCTGCAACTGCGGCATCTGGGAACGCTTCAGATTTCGCTCGACCCCGCCACGACGCCGCGTCGCAAGCCGAAATTTGTCACGCTGCAGCGAACCGATCGGGCGCTGCCAGACGGTGTCATTGGCAGCGGGGAACTACTGGACACGCTAGGGCTGAACACTCCGGGTTCCCAGCAGGACATCAAACAGAAGTCCGTCAGTATGGGGAGAAAGATCAATGCGCTACAAGCGGAGTTGCGGACTGCCTCAACCGGGCAAGCGCGCGCCTATCGCTGGTACGACTATTCCGCCTTGGGTCGGCTAACCGTTTTGTTGGCTGCGCTACTACCCGCATTTGCCGGTGTCACTTTGGTTGCTTCTGAGTCGGTCTGGTTGGCCACCCTGTTCTTCATCCCTGGTATTGCCGGACTGTGGGCCACCGCTGATCTGAAGACGCGATTGACGGCAGAAGGGCGTCGGGTGCGAGACCAGATTGCTGGATTGCAGGTTGCGCTCGGGACGTCGGCATCAGTCGAACGTTACGAGTACTCCCTGCGAGCGCAGTACTTCGAGCAGTTTCTGCCGTGGGCAGTTGCTTTGGGCTGTGCCGATAAATGGGCAGAGGCCTGCAAGCCACCACCGGGGATGGATACCGATCCAGCCAGCCCGATGTACAGCTACTACGCGCTCTATTACACCAGTCAGTCAATCTCCGAAGCAGTCAGTTCGGTATCGCAAAGTGCAGTTTCGTCCTACAGTGCTTCGCAGTCGTCATCCGGTGGTGGTGGCGGTGGTGGCTTCTCCGGCGGTGGCGGCGGTGGCGGCGGCGGTGGCGGTTCCTGGTAG
- a CDS encoding LemA family protein, which produces MTAFVILLIVVVVAGVGGVFFYNTLVKLRNRVAEAWAQISVQLKRRHDLIPPLVATVKGYAAHESKTLDAVVTARNSAIESAQDPSHADQAGKAELALSGALGNLFALAESYPDLKANTNFLDLQQQIVDTENRIAFSRQYYNDTVREWNTKIESIPYNFFAARMDARKAEYFEIQDIEHARMSEAISPEDTTKPPSVEF; this is translated from the coding sequence ATGACCGCATTCGTGATCCTGTTGATCGTTGTTGTAGTGGCCGGGGTGGGAGGGGTGTTCTTCTACAACACCTTGGTGAAGCTTCGGAATCGAGTGGCGGAGGCGTGGGCGCAGATCAGTGTGCAGTTGAAGCGTCGCCACGACCTGATCCCGCCGCTGGTTGCCACTGTGAAGGGCTACGCCGCTCACGAGAGCAAAACCTTGGACGCGGTAGTTACGGCACGCAATTCGGCCATCGAATCGGCCCAAGATCCTTCACATGCAGATCAGGCCGGTAAGGCGGAGTTGGCGCTGTCTGGCGCGTTGGGAAATCTATTTGCGCTGGCCGAGTCCTACCCGGATTTGAAGGCCAACACGAACTTCCTCGATCTGCAGCAGCAGATTGTGGATACTGAGAATCGCATCGCCTTCTCTCGGCAGTACTACAACGACACTGTGCGGGAGTGGAATACCAAGATCGAGTCCATCCCCTACAACTTCTTCGCTGCCCGCATGGATGCTCGCAAGGCGGAATACTTCGAGATTCAGGACATCGAACACGCTCGGATGTCGGAAGCAATCTCCCCAGAGGACACCACTAAGCCGCCCTCGGTGGAGTTCTGA
- the rarD gene encoding EamA family transporter RarD: MTAQRSGTWFGVVAYTLWGIFPLYFTLLEPTTPSEILANRIIWSLVVCLAVLLLVRGLPRLLRLTRRQAVLLALAGVVLSINWLTFVYAVTTNQVVEASLGYFINPLVTVALGIVVLRERLNSWQIAALAIATVAVVILTANYGRIPWIALTLTLSFASYGLLKKKAGVPALESLTFETLVLFLPAVGYQVWLYTNGTATLTDNGFEHTLLLIGLGVITAIPLFFFGAAAVRIPLTSLGVLQYITPVLQFLIGVVLLSESMPAVRWIGFGLVWIALVIFTVDMIRRSRTLSPVSSTPMSADESRTTTPSGG; the protein is encoded by the coding sequence GTGACAGCACAGCGCAGCGGCACCTGGTTCGGCGTCGTCGCCTACACGCTGTGGGGGATCTTCCCGCTGTACTTCACCTTGCTCGAGCCAACCACCCCGTCGGAAATCCTCGCTAATCGGATCATCTGGTCGCTGGTGGTCTGTCTCGCCGTTCTACTGCTGGTCCGCGGACTGCCCCGACTGCTGCGGTTGACTCGACGGCAAGCGGTGCTGCTAGCTCTCGCCGGGGTGGTGCTATCGATCAACTGGCTGACTTTTGTCTATGCAGTCACCACGAACCAGGTCGTGGAAGCCTCGCTGGGATATTTCATCAATCCCCTGGTCACCGTGGCACTAGGTATCGTAGTGCTGCGCGAGCGACTCAATAGTTGGCAGATCGCAGCCTTGGCCATCGCCACCGTAGCCGTAGTCATCTTGACCGCGAACTACGGGCGGATTCCTTGGATAGCGCTCACGTTGACCTTGTCTTTCGCCAGCTACGGACTCTTGAAGAAAAAAGCTGGGGTTCCGGCGCTGGAGAGCCTCACCTTCGAAACCTTGGTGCTGTTCCTCCCAGCGGTGGGCTATCAGGTGTGGCTGTATACCAACGGCACGGCAACTCTGACTGACAACGGCTTCGAGCACACCCTGCTACTGATCGGACTGGGCGTCATCACCGCGATCCCGCTGTTCTTCTTTGGCGCGGCCGCGGTAAGGATTCCGCTCACATCGCTCGGAGTGTTGCAATACATCACGCCAGTACTGCAGTTCTTGATCGGAGTGGTGCTGTTGTCCGAATCCATGCCCGCCGTGCGCTGGATCGGCTTTGGACTGGTGTGGATTGCTCTGGTGATCTTCACCGTGGACATGATTCGACGATCACGCACACTGTCACCAGTCAGTTCTACCCCCATGTCCGCCGATGAGTCGCGAACAACCACGCCGTCGGGTGGGTAA
- a CDS encoding rhomboid family intramembrane serine protease: MTVVSPILWLLAIMWLVEIADFLLAGNLDYLGVQSRTLIGLVGIVAAPFLHGDFEHLMANTVPFLILGSLVSWRAREKFWNVFATIVFVSGTMLWLLGPANVVTVGASGVIFGFLAYLLAAGVITRHWVDVLIAVVVLIGYGSLLLGILPVGVAADISWQMHLFGAIAGVLAAIYYAPPRR, translated from the coding sequence ATGACGGTGGTATCGCCAATCTTGTGGCTGCTGGCAATCATGTGGCTCGTTGAGATTGCAGATTTCCTACTGGCGGGAAACTTGGACTACCTCGGTGTGCAGAGCCGCACACTCATCGGCCTAGTGGGCATAGTTGCAGCACCATTCCTGCACGGGGACTTCGAGCACCTGATGGCAAACACCGTTCCTTTTCTGATCCTCGGATCGCTGGTGTCTTGGCGAGCGCGGGAGAAGTTTTGGAACGTCTTCGCCACAATCGTGTTCGTCAGTGGCACCATGCTGTGGCTATTGGGGCCAGCCAATGTTGTGACGGTCGGGGCCAGCGGCGTCATTTTTGGATTCCTGGCCTACCTCCTGGCTGCCGGGGTGATCACACGGCATTGGGTAGATGTGCTGATAGCGGTCGTGGTGCTCATCGGATACGGATCGCTTTTGCTGGGGATATTGCCAGTTGGCGTGGCGGCGGACATCTCTTGGCAGATGCATCTGTTTGGCGCAATCGCCGGTGTGCTGGCGGCCATCTACTACGCGCCACCGAGGCGCTAG